From the Synechococcus sp. HK01-R genome, one window contains:
- the zwf gene encoding glucose-6-phosphate dehydrogenase, producing the protein MSATITNPLRVGLRQERVIAPQCLVIFGASGDLTHRKLVPALFELFQQRRLPSEFALLGCARRPWSDEEFRQKMAEAMGETVRENRLAWEQFSAGMFYEPVDLQQPEDLVKLGRRLEEIDRLRATRSNRTFYLSVSPKFYGSGCRALADAGLLKDPARSRVVIEKPFGRDYSSAQALNKVVQACGQENQIFRIDHYLGKETVQNIMVLRFANTIFEPIWNRNYISSVQITAAETVGVEERAGYYETSGALRDMVQNHLTQMLAITAMETPGRFDPEAIRSEKAKVLQAARLADELEPWNCCIRGQYGPGGTATSPLAGYRQEPGVDPNSTTETYVAMKLFIDNWRWQGVPFYVRTGKRLAKRLSEVVLTFREAPVHLFDAAGGSPTANQLILRIQPDEGAEFRFEVKSPGSGMRSRPVEMEFSYDESFGEPSDEGYVRLLADAMLSDPTLFTRSDEVEAAWRLYTPLLELIEDSPWRLPIHPYESRTWGPAAADALLARDGLLWRRP; encoded by the coding sequence ATGAGCGCAACGATCACGAATCCACTGCGGGTCGGTCTGCGGCAGGAACGGGTCATCGCCCCGCAGTGTCTGGTCATCTTCGGTGCCAGTGGGGATCTGACCCATCGCAAACTGGTTCCGGCTCTGTTCGAACTGTTCCAGCAGCGTCGCCTGCCGAGTGAATTCGCCCTGCTCGGCTGTGCGCGCCGCCCCTGGAGCGATGAAGAGTTTCGCCAGAAGATGGCCGAGGCCATGGGCGAGACAGTCCGTGAAAACCGCCTGGCCTGGGAGCAGTTCTCGGCCGGAATGTTTTACGAGCCAGTGGATCTTCAGCAACCTGAAGACCTGGTGAAGCTCGGGCGCCGCCTCGAGGAGATCGACCGTCTTCGCGCGACCCGTAGCAATCGGACCTTCTACCTTTCGGTCTCACCCAAGTTTTACGGCAGTGGCTGCCGCGCCCTTGCTGATGCCGGTCTGCTGAAAGATCCGGCAAGGAGCCGGGTCGTGATCGAGAAACCCTTTGGCCGCGACTACAGCAGCGCCCAAGCGCTCAACAAGGTGGTGCAGGCCTGCGGACAGGAAAACCAGATCTTCCGCATTGACCACTATCTGGGCAAGGAAACGGTGCAGAACATCATGGTTCTGCGTTTCGCTAACACGATTTTCGAGCCGATCTGGAATCGGAACTACATCTCAAGCGTGCAGATCACCGCTGCCGAAACTGTCGGTGTGGAAGAGCGGGCCGGTTACTACGAAACCTCGGGAGCCCTGCGCGACATGGTGCAGAACCATCTGACCCAGATGCTCGCGATCACCGCCATGGAGACCCCCGGTCGCTTCGATCCAGAAGCGATCCGCAGCGAAAAAGCAAAAGTGCTGCAAGCGGCCCGCCTGGCTGACGAACTCGAGCCCTGGAATTGCTGCATCCGCGGCCAATACGGCCCAGGTGGCACAGCCACATCACCCTTGGCCGGTTACCGACAGGAACCGGGTGTGGATCCGAACAGCACCACGGAGACCTATGTGGCGATGAAGCTGTTCATCGACAACTGGCGCTGGCAGGGGGTTCCCTTCTATGTACGCACCGGCAAGCGGCTGGCCAAGCGCCTGAGCGAGGTGGTGCTGACATTTCGTGAGGCGCCAGTGCATCTCTTCGATGCGGCAGGTGGAAGCCCGACCGCCAACCAGCTGATCCTGCGGATTCAACCCGATGAGGGTGCGGAATTCCGTTTTGAGGTGAAATCGCCCGGATCCGGCATGCGCAGTCGGCCGGTCGAAATGGAGTTCTCCTACGACGAATCCTTCGGCGAGCCCTCAGACGAGGGCTACGTGCGGCTGCTGGCCGACGCCATGCTGAGCGACCCCACGCTCTTCACCCGTAGCGATGAGGTGGAAGCGGCCTGGCGGCTTTACACGCCGTTGCTTGAACTGATTGAAGACAGCCCCTGGCGGCTGCCGATCCACCCCTATGAATCCAGAACCTGGGGACCCGCCGCTGCCGATGCCCTACTGGCCCGTGACGGCCTCCTCTGGCGCCGCCCCTGA
- a CDS encoding phycobilisome linker polypeptide: MRVSTAGSGDSQERMFTVMVLGLQSGRQRRAERRFTVGFSQLQATVQRITSSGGKITAVIPADAADSGSTPAITASQTPSSSAPVTASAPKPAHAAVPVNLYKPKTPFIGTVTENYSLLDEGAIGRVQHITFDLSGGDPHLNYVEGQSIGIIPDGEDANGKPHKLRLYSIASTRHGDNYHDNTVSLCVRQLQYEKDGETINGVCSTFLCDIEPGAKVKITGPVGKEMLLPEDEEANVIMLATGTGIAPMRTYLRRMFEPKERELNNWHFRGKAWLFMGAPKTPNLLYDADFEHYQSQFPDNFRYTKAISREQQNSKGGRMYIQDRVLEHAEEIFAMIENPKTHVYMCGLRGMEPGIDEAMSAAAAAKGLDWSELRPQLKKADRWHVETY; encoded by the coding sequence ATGCGCGTCAGCACGGCTGGTTCAGGCGACTCCCAAGAACGCATGTTCACCGTGATGGTGCTCGGCCTTCAGTCCGGTCGTCAGCGCCGTGCGGAACGGCGCTTCACCGTGGGATTCAGCCAGCTCCAGGCCACTGTTCAGCGCATTACTTCGTCAGGCGGCAAAATCACAGCCGTGATCCCTGCCGATGCAGCCGATTCCGGTTCGACGCCCGCCATTACCGCCTCTCAGACGCCCTCTTCCTCTGCCCCTGTGACTGCTTCCGCTCCCAAGCCTGCCCATGCAGCCGTTCCGGTCAACCTCTACAAACCGAAAACTCCCTTCATCGGCACTGTGACCGAGAACTACAGCCTGTTGGATGAGGGTGCGATTGGACGCGTGCAGCACATCACCTTTGACCTGAGTGGCGGCGACCCCCATCTGAATTACGTCGAAGGCCAAAGCATCGGCATCATTCCCGATGGTGAAGATGCCAACGGCAAGCCCCATAAGCTCCGCCTTTATTCGATCGCCAGCACGCGCCATGGCGACAACTATCACGACAACACCGTTTCGCTCTGCGTTCGCCAACTGCAATACGAGAAAGACGGAGAGACCATCAACGGCGTCTGCTCGACCTTCCTCTGTGACATCGAGCCAGGCGCCAAGGTGAAGATCACTGGCCCCGTCGGCAAGGAAATGCTTCTTCCCGAAGACGAGGAGGCCAACGTGATCATGCTGGCCACGGGCACCGGTATTGCTCCGATGCGCACCTACCTGCGCCGCATGTTTGAGCCCAAGGAGCGCGAGCTCAACAACTGGCACTTCCGTGGCAAGGCCTGGCTGTTCATGGGTGCACCCAAAACCCCGAACCTTCTCTACGACGCTGATTTCGAGCACTACCAGAGCCAGTTCCCCGACAACTTCCGCTACACCAAGGCCATCAGCCGCGAGCAGCAGAACAGCAAGGGTGGCCGCATGTACATCCAGGATCGGGTGCTCGAACACGCCGAAGAGATCTTCGCGATGATTGAAAATCCCAAGACCCATGTGTATATGTGCGGACTTCGGGGCATGGAGCCCGGCATTGATGAAGCGATGAGTGCCGCCGCTGCCGCCAAAGGGCTCGACTGGTCGGAATTGCGTCCCCAGCTCAAGAAAGCTGATCGTTGGCACGTCGAAACCTATTGA
- a CDS encoding SRPBCC family protein — MLRRQTIEQTMERLPQGVRRLAVQLRTPIGVDLLWSVLTDYDRLSSFIPNLSSSTLEARQGNRVELAQVGSQQLLGLRFSAAVQLELVEHRPEGLLQFRMLKGDFRRFEGSWRLQALPDGTSLLYDLTVQGCLGMPVALIEQRLRSDLSANLLAVEREAQRRIQFDN, encoded by the coding sequence ATGCTGCGCCGTCAAACCATTGAGCAGACCATGGAGCGCCTCCCCCAAGGGGTGCGCAGGCTCGCTGTGCAGCTACGCACACCAATTGGTGTCGATCTCCTCTGGTCCGTTCTCACGGATTACGACCGTTTGAGCAGCTTCATCCCCAATCTCAGCAGCTCCACCCTTGAAGCAAGGCAAGGCAATCGCGTTGAGCTCGCTCAGGTGGGTAGTCAGCAGTTGCTGGGTTTGCGATTTTCCGCAGCTGTTCAGCTCGAACTGGTCGAGCATCGTCCTGAGGGGCTGCTGCAATTTCGGATGCTCAAGGGCGATTTCCGTCGTTTTGAAGGCTCCTGGCGTCTTCAGGCCTTGCCCGACGGCACCTCACTTCTTTATGACCTCACGGTTCAAGGATGTCTTGGTATGCCTGTGGCCCTGATTGAGCAACGGCTGCGGAGCGATCTTTCGGCCAATCTTCTTGCCGTGGAACGGGAAGCCCAGCGACGGATTCAGTTCGACAACTGA
- a CDS encoding histidine kinase, whose protein sequence is MDGNNPNPRQQLKLLLVAGRHHLSSGDLRSLIHFLEHEDNGFDVTLQMSDPSQQPELLELHRLVVTPALVKLLPAPKQVFAGSSIFQQLRSWLPRWQQDEVVSGLGLSLQPAELDGSRTQRELQLEDQLLVLRQENETLIDRLSAQERLLRMVAHELRTPLTAATLALQSQQLGQIDLARFQDVLKRRLEEIALLSKDLLEVGSTRWEALFNPQRLDLTSVAAEAILELEKLWLGRDVAIHTDIPSDLPKVFADQRRMRQVLLNLLENALKYTQDGGRISLTMLHRTSQWLQISVCDSGPGIPEEEQQRIFQDRVRLPQTSGGTSGFGVGLSVCRRIVEVHGGKIWVVSEPGEGACFFFTVPVWQGQDQNSSAAVLTEGQSDP, encoded by the coding sequence GTGGATGGGAACAATCCCAATCCGCGACAGCAGCTCAAGCTCCTGCTGGTGGCCGGTCGACACCATCTCTCGAGTGGTGATCTGCGCTCGCTGATCCACTTCCTCGAGCATGAAGACAACGGCTTCGACGTCACGCTGCAGATGTCGGATCCCTCACAGCAGCCCGAATTGCTTGAGCTGCATCGTCTGGTCGTGACTCCTGCGTTGGTGAAGCTCTTACCAGCTCCCAAGCAGGTGTTTGCCGGCAGCAGCATCTTCCAACAGCTGCGGAGTTGGCTTCCCCGCTGGCAACAGGATGAGGTCGTGAGCGGGTTGGGGCTGAGCCTCCAACCCGCGGAGCTGGATGGCAGCCGTACCCAGCGGGAGCTCCAGCTGGAAGACCAGCTGCTTGTGCTGCGTCAGGAGAACGAGACTCTGATCGATCGCCTCAGCGCCCAAGAAAGGCTCCTGCGCATGGTCGCCCATGAGCTACGCACCCCCCTGACCGCTGCCACGCTGGCCCTGCAGAGCCAGCAACTCGGCCAGATCGACTTGGCGCGGTTCCAGGACGTGCTCAAACGACGACTGGAGGAGATCGCGCTGCTTTCGAAAGACCTGCTGGAAGTGGGCAGCACCCGCTGGGAGGCCTTGTTCAACCCCCAGCGACTCGACCTGACAAGCGTCGCCGCCGAAGCGATCCTTGAGCTCGAGAAGCTCTGGCTTGGACGAGATGTGGCGATCCACACCGACATCCCCTCCGACCTGCCCAAGGTGTTCGCCGACCAACGCCGGATGCGCCAAGTACTCCTGAACCTGCTTGAAAACGCCCTTAAATACACCCAGGACGGCGGTCGCATCTCACTGACGATGTTGCATCGCACCAGTCAGTGGTTGCAGATCAGCGTCTGCGATAGCGGTCCTGGAATACCCGAAGAGGAACAGCAACGGATTTTCCAGGATCGTGTTCGACTTCCTCAAACATCCGGAGGCACCTCCGGATTCGGCGTTGGCCTTTCAGTCTGTCGGCGCATCGTTGAAGTGCACGGCGGCAAAATCTGGGTGGTCTCCGAACCAGGAGAAGGAGCCTGCTTCTTCTTCACAGTTCCCGTCTGGCAAGGGCAAGATCAGAACAGCTCTGCTGCTGTCTTGACGGAGGGTCAGTCGGACCCCTAG
- a CDS encoding cAMP phosphodiesterase: MGQHGSVFRFGLLRFPTRRLRLALAAPLLLSPLALLGPSALAQDAGQSAVKPASNDDVFLYRGMGSSYVCNARAAGVEFPKAVGIAAATYVQILNGRHGGQVASAGKKKLTNEQLFAGAEFQIITGALQFCPKEVPADVKAKVEEALKKQQGAK, translated from the coding sequence ATGGGGCAGCATGGCTCTGTCTTCCGATTCGGACTGTTGCGCTTCCCCACTCGCCGTCTTCGGCTTGCATTAGCGGCTCCTCTGCTGCTGTCTCCTCTGGCTCTGCTCGGTCCGTCCGCCTTGGCTCAGGACGCTGGTCAGTCAGCTGTCAAGCCCGCCAGTAACGACGATGTCTTTCTTTATCGGGGGATGGGCTCGTCTTACGTGTGCAATGCCCGTGCCGCTGGGGTCGAGTTCCCCAAGGCCGTCGGTATCGCTGCTGCCACTTATGTGCAGATTCTCAACGGTCGCCATGGCGGTCAGGTGGCTTCAGCCGGCAAGAAGAAGCTGACCAATGAGCAGCTCTTTGCTGGCGCCGAATTCCAGATCATCACCGGTGCTCTTCAGTTCTGTCCCAAGGAAGTGCCCGCCGATGTGAAGGCCAAGGTGGAAGAAGCCCTCAAGAAACAGCAGGGCGCCAAGTAA
- the pepN gene encoding aminopeptidase N has protein sequence MTHTASLDSVVRLADYKPYPFSIPSISLDFRIEERLVQLTSSLQVEPLADSQPLILRGVDLELLSIQLDGKVLDGADFVLDGSLLRIPAPPLQPFTLTTVCRIDPHANTSLEGLYASGGMLTTQCEAEGFRRIAFHPDRPDVLSRYRVRIEADRQRFPVLLSNGNALSQGPLSGDPSRHEAIWDDPYLKPSYLFALVAGDLRELRDHFVTRSGREVALRLHVEPGDEPYTSHAMDSLKRSMAWDEQVYGLEYDLDEFNTVAVRHFNMGAMENKSLNIFNSKLVLADAETATDGELERIESVVAHEYFHNWSGNRITCRDWFQLSLKEGLTVFRDQCFTADLHSAGLKRIEDASMLRNTQFREDAGPTAHPVKPDAYQAIDNFYTTTIYEKGAELIRMLRTLLGEERFMAGMRLYFQRHDGEAATTDDFVAAILEGASADRDELGFDPEQFKRWYHQAGTPTVQIHRAWNASTGELTLRFRQSTPPTPGQPEKQPLVIPLLWALLGPNGEPGEERLLVLDQDEETLVLEGLSPSARPPALSLFRRFSAPVHWQAVQDVDELFLLFAHDDDPFARWDAGQQLWRTLLLARASGTRDSDLEQRMLEALRGLLAIEGESDPAVLATLLAFPGGAELEALQKEADPPALFQAACGLRECLGRVLAPLLHQRLEALAPQLSQAWPLGQGERQLTAVIWSWLAAAGDGAVWAQALAAVNGPSMTLARAALRALLPIDCSEREMALQCFYDRWQERPVILDGWFALEASTPRTDGLARVEALLAHPRFDPMAPNAVRAVLGGLAGNPLVFHAANGSGYRFMAAQIIQVDQRNAITASRMAKVFSRWRSYAPERQALVKQALDQLAAAELSTNTREVVALMQQG, from the coding sequence ATGACTCACACCGCTTCCCTGGATTCCGTCGTTCGCCTTGCTGACTACAAGCCATATCCCTTCTCGATCCCCAGCATCAGCCTGGATTTCCGCATCGAGGAACGCCTGGTGCAACTCACCAGCAGTCTGCAAGTGGAACCCCTGGCGGATTCTCAGCCGCTGATCCTGCGCGGTGTGGATCTGGAGCTGCTGTCGATCCAACTCGATGGAAAGGTTCTGGATGGGGCTGATTTCGTTCTCGATGGCTCGCTGCTTCGAATCCCAGCTCCTCCTCTTCAGCCGTTCACGCTCACGACGGTTTGTCGCATCGATCCCCATGCCAATACCTCCCTGGAGGGGCTGTATGCCAGTGGTGGCATGCTCACCACCCAGTGCGAAGCGGAGGGCTTCCGGAGGATCGCATTTCATCCCGATCGCCCCGACGTGCTCAGTCGTTATCGGGTGCGCATCGAAGCCGATCGACAGCGCTTTCCGGTGCTTTTGTCCAACGGCAATGCGTTGAGTCAAGGCCCCCTGAGTGGAGACCCCAGCCGCCATGAGGCGATCTGGGATGACCCGTACCTGAAGCCCTCTTATTTGTTTGCCCTGGTGGCTGGTGATCTACGTGAGCTGCGGGATCACTTTGTGACCCGCTCCGGTCGCGAGGTGGCGTTACGTCTTCATGTGGAGCCCGGTGATGAGCCCTACACCTCCCATGCCATGGACTCCCTCAAGCGCTCGATGGCATGGGATGAGCAGGTCTATGGCCTCGAATACGACCTTGATGAGTTCAACACGGTTGCCGTGCGCCACTTCAACATGGGCGCGATGGAGAACAAGAGTCTGAATATCTTCAACTCCAAGCTGGTTTTGGCTGATGCCGAAACCGCAACTGACGGCGAACTGGAGCGGATCGAAAGTGTCGTCGCCCATGAGTATTTTCATAATTGGTCGGGCAACCGGATCACCTGTCGCGACTGGTTTCAGCTCTCTCTCAAGGAGGGGCTCACCGTGTTTCGCGATCAGTGCTTCACGGCTGATCTGCATTCCGCTGGCCTGAAGCGCATCGAGGATGCCTCGATGCTTCGCAATACCCAATTTCGGGAGGATGCCGGTCCTACGGCCCATCCGGTCAAGCCGGACGCCTACCAAGCCATCGATAATTTCTACACAACGACGATTTACGAGAAGGGTGCTGAGCTGATTCGCATGCTGCGCACCTTGCTTGGGGAGGAGCGCTTCATGGCTGGCATGCGGCTGTACTTCCAGCGGCATGACGGCGAGGCGGCCACCACGGATGATTTCGTGGCCGCCATTCTTGAAGGAGCCAGCGCCGATCGTGACGAACTGGGCTTCGATCCTGAGCAGTTCAAGCGCTGGTATCACCAAGCGGGCACGCCCACAGTGCAGATTCACCGTGCATGGAATGCTTCGACCGGGGAGCTGACCCTGCGCTTCCGTCAGAGCACGCCGCCCACCCCAGGCCAGCCAGAGAAGCAGCCGCTGGTGATTCCTCTTCTTTGGGCTCTTCTCGGGCCCAACGGTGAACCTGGAGAGGAGCGCCTGTTGGTGCTCGATCAGGACGAAGAGACTCTCGTGCTGGAGGGACTCTCGCCATCAGCGCGTCCGCCTGCACTCTCCCTGTTTCGTCGGTTTTCGGCCCCGGTGCATTGGCAGGCCGTTCAGGACGTGGATGAGTTGTTCCTGTTGTTCGCTCACGACGACGACCCCTTCGCGCGCTGGGATGCGGGCCAGCAGCTCTGGCGCACTCTGTTGCTGGCTCGGGCTTCCGGGACCAGGGATTCGGATCTTGAACAACGGATGCTCGAGGCCTTGCGTGGCCTGCTCGCGATTGAGGGCGAGTCCGACCCAGCGGTGTTGGCGACCCTGCTTGCTTTCCCAGGTGGAGCAGAACTGGAGGCTCTCCAGAAGGAAGCAGATCCTCCGGCTCTCTTTCAAGCCGCCTGCGGTTTGCGTGAATGCCTTGGCCGGGTCCTGGCGCCGTTGCTGCACCAGCGGCTGGAGGCCCTGGCCCCGCAGCTTTCCCAGGCCTGGCCCCTGGGGCAGGGTGAGCGGCAACTCACCGCGGTGATCTGGAGCTGGCTGGCGGCAGCGGGTGATGGCGCCGTATGGGCCCAGGCGCTAGCTGCGGTCAATGGACCTTCCATGACCCTTGCCCGAGCTGCCCTTCGGGCCCTGTTGCCGATTGACTGCAGCGAACGGGAGATGGCCCTGCAGTGTTTTTATGACCGTTGGCAGGAGCGGCCGGTCATCCTTGATGGTTGGTTTGCTCTCGAGGCATCGACCCCGCGAACAGATGGTCTGGCGCGGGTGGAAGCGCTTCTCGCTCACCCACGGTTCGATCCGATGGCGCCCAATGCGGTCCGCGCCGTCCTTGGTGGGCTGGCGGGGAATCCGCTCGTGTTTCATGCGGCCAATGGAAGCGGTTACCGCTTCATGGCAGCTCAGATCATTCAGGTGGATCAGCGCAATGCGATCACGGCGTCGCGAATGGCCAAGGTGTTCAGTCGCTGGCGCAGCTACGCGCCGGAGCGTCAGGCCTTGGTCAAGCAAGCCCTGGATCAGCTCGCAGCGGCAGAGCTCTCGACGAATACCCGCGAGGTTGTGGCCCTGATGCAGCAGGGCTGA
- a CDS encoding glycoside hydrolase family 10 protein has translation MQRASSLSERLASVTSSQPLGVWLTNSPSPLYYDRNRLQQAVKELKAAGFTTLYPNVWSRGTTFHQSQFAPLEPALAAAGVNLDPICTLSREAHARDMKVIPWFEYGLMEPAGSAVVRDQPDWVLQKANGSPITVLHGKEMVWLNPAHPQVRERFIGLVVEVMKRCRLDGLQLDDHFAWPVELGYDPYTSELYRQDTGSLPPKDHTNRQWMTWRRRQLTGLLRELRSRLKEEALPQRISLSPGPFRFAYNHWLQDWELWAVGELIDDLVVQNYAYSLKGFAKDLDQPALRKAREWGMPVQIGVLAGFGKRTTPMPVLREKVRLSRERGHGVIFFYWEGLWGAYAGEEGPAIRQAAFESLGATPP, from the coding sequence ATTCAACGCGCCAGCAGCCTGAGTGAACGCCTCGCGTCGGTCACCAGCAGCCAACCCCTCGGGGTCTGGCTCACCAACAGCCCAAGCCCCCTGTACTACGACAGGAATCGACTGCAACAGGCGGTGAAGGAACTCAAGGCCGCGGGATTCACCACCCTGTATCCGAATGTCTGGAGTCGGGGTACAACCTTTCACCAAAGCCAATTCGCGCCCTTGGAGCCCGCCCTTGCGGCAGCAGGGGTGAACCTCGATCCAATCTGCACTCTGAGCAGGGAAGCCCATGCCAGAGACATGAAGGTGATTCCCTGGTTCGAATATGGACTGATGGAGCCGGCGGGATCGGCTGTGGTCAGGGATCAGCCGGATTGGGTGCTGCAGAAGGCCAATGGGAGTCCGATCACCGTGCTGCACGGCAAGGAGATGGTCTGGCTCAATCCCGCCCACCCCCAGGTACGCGAGCGCTTCATCGGGCTCGTGGTGGAGGTCATGAAACGCTGCCGGCTGGATGGCCTGCAGTTGGATGACCACTTCGCTTGGCCCGTGGAACTGGGTTACGACCCCTACACATCTGAGCTTTACAGGCAAGACACCGGCTCGCTTCCACCGAAGGACCACACGAATCGCCAATGGATGACCTGGCGCCGCCGACAACTCACAGGGCTCCTGAGGGAGCTCCGTAGTCGCCTGAAAGAGGAGGCGCTGCCCCAACGGATCAGCCTCTCCCCTGGGCCCTTCCGGTTTGCTTACAACCACTGGCTCCAGGACTGGGAACTCTGGGCCGTTGGAGAGCTCATCGACGATCTGGTTGTGCAGAACTACGCCTACTCCCTGAAGGGATTTGCCAAAGATCTCGATCAACCGGCCCTACGCAAGGCCCGAGAATGGGGCATGCCGGTGCAGATCGGAGTGCTGGCCGGATTCGGCAAACGCACCACTCCGATGCCAGTGCTGCGGGAGAAGGTGCGGCTGTCCCGTGAACGGGGGCACGGCGTGATCTTCTTCTATTGGGAAGGCTTGTGGGGAGCGTACGCAGGGGAGGAGGGGCCGGCGATTCGCCAGGCCGCCTTCGAGTCACTGGGTGCGACACCCCCCTAA
- a CDS encoding ribose-phosphate pyrophosphokinase — MTSFLTAARAEQEKIQQDTRRLRLFSGTSNPALSREIAAYLGVPDGPRVVKRFADGELYVQIQESIRGCDVFLIQPTCAPVNDHLMELLIMVDACRRASARQVTAVVPYYGYARADRKTAGRESITAKLTANLLVKSGVDRVLAMDLHSAQIQGYFDIPCDHIYGSPVLVDYLAAQDLGDVVVVSPDVGGVARARAFAKQMNDAPLAIIDKRRTGHNMAESLTVIGDVAGRTAILIDDMIDTGGTICAGARLLRQQGADRVIACATHAVFSPPACERLSVDGLFEQVVVTNSIPIAADRTFPQLQVLSVANMLGEAIWRIHEESSVSSMFR, encoded by the coding sequence GTGACCAGTTTCCTGACTGCAGCCCGTGCCGAACAGGAGAAAATTCAGCAGGACACCCGTAGGCTCCGCTTGTTCAGCGGAACCTCCAACCCTGCTCTGTCTAGGGAAATTGCGGCCTACCTGGGCGTCCCCGATGGTCCTCGGGTGGTCAAGCGCTTTGCCGACGGCGAGCTTTACGTGCAGATCCAGGAGTCGATCCGGGGCTGCGATGTCTTCCTGATCCAACCCACCTGTGCTCCGGTCAATGACCACCTGATGGAGCTGCTGATCATGGTGGATGCCTGCCGTCGGGCCTCAGCCCGGCAAGTCACGGCCGTGGTGCCCTACTACGGCTACGCAAGAGCAGACCGAAAAACCGCAGGGCGGGAATCAATTACGGCCAAACTCACCGCCAACCTCCTGGTGAAATCCGGGGTCGACCGCGTGCTGGCGATGGACCTGCACTCAGCCCAGATCCAGGGTTATTTCGATATCCCCTGCGATCACATCTATGGATCGCCCGTGCTGGTCGACTATCTGGCCGCACAGGATCTTGGGGATGTTGTAGTGGTTTCGCCGGATGTGGGCGGGGTGGCCCGTGCCCGCGCCTTCGCCAAACAAATGAACGATGCGCCGCTGGCGATCATCGACAAGCGCCGGACTGGCCACAACATGGCGGAAAGCCTCACGGTGATTGGTGATGTCGCCGGCCGTACGGCGATCCTGATCGACGACATGATCGACACGGGTGGCACCATCTGCGCCGGAGCTCGCCTCCTGCGTCAGCAGGGTGCCGATCGGGTGATCGCCTGTGCCACCCACGCCGTTTTCTCGCCACCGGCCTGCGAGCGTCTATCTGTCGATGGGCTCTTTGAGCAGGTGGTGGTCACCAACAGCATTCCGATCGCGGCTGATCGCACCTTCCCTCAGCTGCAGGTGCTTTCGGTTGCCAACATGCTCGGAGAAGCGATTTGGCGGATTCACGAGGAAAGTTCAGTCAGCTCGATGTTCCGCTGA
- a CDS encoding LCP family protein, with product MALPSQRRWLGQYPARTLLRLGAAVVGIGVVGATLGLVWPEADRVAPDRPSAEDPKSLAAFPSRPVTVLVVGVDSDGLRDPVNRAAPKGPANADSLMLVRIQAGEPLQILQIPVELAVHLPGRKGMVPLSASYRDGGVALTADIIRELVGLPEGEPERFVVVPRKALRSLVDGLGQVEVNLSQSFSHTDKSQDYRVNLQAGRQTLNGAQAEQLVRLRQDPLDEQARRIRQQWLVMGLAEQLRQPNAITLLPGLLGEISADVSSDLSSAEWLSLTAATLSSNQPPRISSLPLAPRAGKQILRQLNPSAPRPLWEPVNGQPAP from the coding sequence ATGGCTCTTCCCTCTCAGCGTCGCTGGCTGGGGCAGTACCCGGCGCGCACTCTGCTGCGCCTTGGTGCCGCCGTGGTGGGGATCGGTGTCGTGGGAGCCACGCTTGGCCTGGTCTGGCCTGAGGCCGACCGGGTGGCCCCTGATCGGCCCTCAGCCGAAGACCCCAAAAGCCTTGCTGCCTTCCCGAGCCGTCCGGTCACCGTGCTCGTGGTGGGGGTGGATAGTGATGGACTGCGGGATCCGGTGAATCGGGCAGCACCCAAAGGACCGGCCAATGCCGACTCCCTGATGCTGGTGCGCATCCAGGCGGGTGAACCCCTACAAATACTGCAGATCCCTGTGGAGTTGGCCGTGCACCTGCCAGGCCGCAAGGGAATGGTGCCCCTCAGTGCGAGCTATCGCGATGGAGGGGTTGCCCTGACGGCTGACATCATCCGGGAGCTGGTGGGCCTGCCGGAGGGAGAGCCGGAACGCTTTGTGGTGGTGCCGCGCAAAGCTCTGCGCAGCCTGGTGGATGGACTCGGCCAAGTTGAGGTGAACCTCAGCCAGTCCTTCAGCCACACCGACAAGAGCCAGGACTACCGCGTGAACCTCCAGGCCGGTCGTCAGACCCTGAACGGGGCCCAAGCCGAACAGTTGGTGCGCCTACGCCAGGATCCTCTCGACGAGCAAGCCCGACGGATCCGCCAGCAGTGGCTGGTGATGGGTCTTGCCGAACAGCTGCGCCAGCCCAACGCCATCACCCTGCTCCCCGGCCTACTGGGTGAGATATCCGCCGATGTCAGCAGCGATCTCAGTAGCGCGGAATGGCTAAGCCTGACGGCAGCCACCTTGAGCAGCAACCAACCCCCTCGCATCAGCAGCCTCCCCCTTGCCCCTCGTGCCGGAAAGCAGATCCTTCGCCAGCTCAACCCTTCAGCCCCTCGGCCGCTTTGGGAACCCGTGAACGGCCAACCAGCCCCCTGA